The Stenotrophomonas sp. BIO128-Bstrain region CGCCGGGGTGAACACCACGTGCGGCGCCTGCTCGGCGAGGTACGGCTTCAGCGCGGGGTCGTCCGGCGTGGGCTGGACCCTGGCAGGATCGATCGTGATATGCCGCGCGTACACGGTGACCGCGTAGCGGATCTGGAACTCGGTCGGGGTGCCGGCCACCGCCTTGCGTTCCAGGTAGGCGGTGCGTTGCAACGCACTGTCAGGCGCCACCTGGGCGCGGTCAGGCGTACTCGCGACCCAGGTGATGTCTTCCTGCTGGCCGGCGATGGCACGTGGGTAGGGAATCCATGCGCGGATGGTTTCCCCGGCCGGCACGGCATCGGGCTTGACCACCAGCGACTGGGTCACCTCGATGCGGCGCGGCACCAGGCTGGTCGCGCCCGTAGCGCGGGCGGCCGCGACGATCTCCTCATGGTGCGGGTGCAGATGCTCATAGGGGCCCTCCTTCGGCAGCGGGGCCCCGGGTGACCGCCGGGCGCGCGCCTCGGCGCTGATCCGGAACAGGTTGGACGGCGCGCGCTTGAAGTAGCGGCGCTGGCCATCGATATCCAGGTGTTCGATCAGGCCGGCAGAATCCCAGCGCGCGAATTCGTCATCGAGAAGGTCGGGAATCTGCTTGCGCAGCTGCGCCTTGGCCGCCGCCGCGTCCAGGGTGAAGTCCAGTCGCATGCGGCGCATCCGCTCGCGCTCGAAGGCATAGGCCTGACGCTCGGCATCCGACAGGCTCGGATCCTGCAACGCCGTGGCGATGTCGACCTCGGCCTGCGCGAACGCACCGCGGTCGATGCCGGCGATCACCGTCGGCAGCGCGACCGGCGCGGCGGCCAGCCCCCACGGCAACGCCAGCAGACCAGCGCACAGGCACCAGACAGCAGGCAGAGGCAATCGCGGTTTGCGCATCACAGGATCCACGGCGACACTTCCCAGGTGCGGGTGGGGTAATCGCTGTGTAACACGGGCCTGATAGCCGGTCAATAATTTATTCTTGCTTTCGCCGAAAAAAGGAATAAATATTCCTGACGCTTCCGAGGAGGGTGACCGCGTGATGATCCAGGCTTCCCCCCACCGCCCCGTGCGGTCCCGCTGGTTGTCGCGCGCCGTGCTGGCGGCGGTCCTTGCGGCCACGCTGGCACCTGCCTGGGCCGAGGCGCCGCGTGCCGCACCCGGCGCCGACTTCGGCGGGGTGATCGCCCTGCGCGAGGCCTATCTCGCGCCCGGCTTCTGGGCCGACCGCCTGCCCGATCCGGACCGCGTGATCCTCGATCGCGCGGGTATCGCCGCACAGAACGCCCGCATGCGTGCCGAGGACGCCTCGATCCACGATCTGCGCGCGTTGCCGGCGCAGCTGCCCCGCGAGCAGGTGCTGGGCAGCATCCAATCGCTCTCCAGGTGGCCCGAGCGCACCTTGTACGGCCAGGATGGCAAGACCATCAGCGACCGGCAGCGCAGCGAGACCCTGGCCAACCTGGCACTCGCCGCGGTTCCGGCGCAGCGCCCGCTGCAGTATGGCCTGGTCACCCATCGCGCCGCGCTGCGCGCGTTCCCGACCGCGCTGCGGGTGTTCAGCAGCCAGGGCGACACCGACATCGACCGCTTCCAGGAGTCGGCGCTGTTCCCCGGCGACGCGGTGGCGGTGCTGCATGAAAGCGCTGACGGGCGCTGGCTGTTCATCACCAGCGAACGCTACTCGGCGTGGATCGAGAAGCGCTTCGTCGGCATCGGCGACGCCGACACCGTGCTCGGTTACGGCCAGCATGGCCCGTACCGGGTGGTCACCGGGGCCACCGCGTTCACCGCGTACACGCCGGAGGAGCCGCGCGTGTCGCGGCTGCAGCTGGACATGGGCGTGCGCCTGCCGGTGATCGCCGGCTGGCCGCTGGAGAAGACCGTCAACGGCCAGCAGGCCCACGCCGCGCATGTGGTGCAGTTGCCGGTGCGCGAGGCCGATGGCCGCCTGTCACTGGTGCCGGCACTGCTGCCGCGCTCGCAGGACACCGCCGACGACTATCTGCCGCTGACCCCACGGACACTGCTCACCCAGGCCTTCAAGTTCCTCGGCGAGCGCTACGGCTGGGGCCACGACTACGACACCCGCGACTGCAGTGGCTTCGTCTCTGAGATCTACCGCAGCGTCGGCGTGTTGATGCCGCGCAATACCAGCGCACAGGCGGTCAGCCCGGCGCTGGACCGCATCGCCTTCAGCGCGAAGGACGGGAAAGCCACGCGCGACACGGCCGTCAAGCAGCTGCAGGTCGGCGACCTGGTCTACATCCCCGGCCACGTGATGATGGCGATCGGCCACATCGACGGCCGCACCTGGCTGATCCACGATACCGCCGGCGGTGGCTGGATCGGCGCGGATGGCACGCGCGTGCAGGCCCACCTCAACGGCGTGTCGGTCACTCCGCTGGAGCCGATGATGGCCAGCGATACCGTGAGCTACATCGACCGCATCACCAACATCCAGCGCCTTCGGCCACAGACCCCCTGAATGAAGATCACCGACATCGAACTCGGCATGCTGCGCGTGCCGTTGAAGACCCCGTTCAAGACCGCGCTGCGCACCGTGGACACCGTCGAAGACGTGGTCGTGCTGATCCGCACCGACAGCGGCCATACCGGCTACGGTGAAGCGCCGGCCACTGCGGTGATCACCGGCGATACGCACGGCTCGATCATCGAGGCCATCGACGGCTTCATCAAACCGCGCCTGATCGGCGAGGACGTGGCCAACCTCAACCGGCTCTGCGGCCTGATCCAGACCTCGATGGAGCGCAACACCAGCGCCAAGGCCGCGGTGGAGATCGCGGTCTACGATCTGTGGGCGCAGCTGCACAACGCGCCGCTGTACCGGATGCTGGGTGGCGGCGACCCGGTGATCACCACCGACATCACCATCAGCGTGGACTACATCGACAAGATGGTGGCCGACTCGCTCTCGGCGATCGAGCGCGGCTTCGAGTCCCTGAAGATCAAGGTCGGCAAGGACATCGGCCTGGATATCGAGCGGGTCAAGGCGATCCATGCCGCGGTGCAGGGTCGCGCCCTGCTGCGCCTGGATGCCAACCAGGGCTGGACCGCAAAGCAGGCCGTGCACGCGATGCGGGCGCTGGAAGAGGCCGGCGTGGTGCTGGAACTGCTGGAGCAGCCGGTGAAGGCCGCCGACATCAGCGGCCTGAAGTACGTCACCGACCGGGTCAACACCCCGGTGATGGCCGATGAAAGCGTGTTCAATCCCGGCCAGGTGTTCGACCTGATCCAGCAGCGCGCGGCCGACATTATCAACATCAAGCTGATGAAGACCGGCGGCCTCTCCAATGCGATCCGCATCGCCGATATCGCCGCGATCTACGGCGTGCCATGCATGATCGGCTGCATGATCGAATCGAGCATCTCCGTGGCCGCCGCCGTGCACCTGGCCGTCGCCAAGAGCGACATCATCACCAAGGTGGATCTGGATGGGCCGTCGCTGGGCCAGTTCAACCCGGTGACCGGTGGGGTCAACTTCAACGAATCGGAGATCACCATCAGCGATGCGCCCGGGTTGGGCATCACCGAGGTGCGTGGGCTGGAGATGATCACGCCGCGGCGGTGGTGACCGTTGTATCCGCCTCGCCGGTCGCCTACGGTAGAGCCACGCCATGCGTGGCTGCCGTTCGCGCAATCCCACCTGCCGCAGCCACCCATGGTGTGGCTCTACCGGATCTGACGCCCTCCCCATGCCGCCCCTGGTGAAAATCCGCTCCGAGCGTGACCACATGTCGGCGATCGAACGCCGCATCGCCGACTTCATCCTCGACAACGCCCACCTCCTGCGCGATTACTCCTCCCAGCAGCTGGCCAGCGCCTTGGGCATCAGCCAGTCCAGCGTGGTCAAGTTCAGCCAGAAACTGGGCTTCAAAGGCTATCCGGACCTCAAGTACTCCATCGGCGAGGCCGTCGCGCGCGCCGGCAGCGACCCGCACAGCCGCCCGCCGCTCCCAGAGGCCGCCAACGACTACACCCAGATCGCCGAGCGCCTGCGCGTGAGCAAGGCCGCCGCCGAGGAAGAAACCTGGCTGGCCAATCCCCAGGCCGACATCGAAGCGATCGTGCAGCTGATCGATGGCGCGCCCAAGGTGTTCGTCTACGGTCTGGGCGACGACGGCCTGTACGCCCGCGAATTCGCCATGCGCCTGTCGCTGCTGGGCATGCTTACCGTGCACCACGCCGACCCGATCCTGATGATGGCCAACCTCTCGGCCGCACGGCCCGGGGACGCGATGCTGGTGTTCTCCGAGTTCGGCAAGCTGCCACAGCTGTTCCAGCTGTCGCGCCAGTTCCAGGACATGGGCGGCAAGGTGGTGTCGATCACCCGCCACAGCGCCAACCCGTTGCGCGCCCATGCCGATGCCAGCCTGGTGCTGTGCGCGCATGACCCGGCGCCGCACGTGGCGCAACTGCTGTACCGTTCTTCTCTGCAGGCGCTGCTGGATTTCGTCTTCGTCCTGCTGTGCCACGCCAACCCGGACCGCCACCGCCAGCTCGGGGTGAACCTGGAACGGATCGAACATTTGATCGACAGCTGATCCTGGAGTCCGCCACGATGATGCCGCTGTTCCGTTCCGTCACCGCCGCCGTGATGCTGGTCATCGCCGCCCCCGTGTTCGCCGCCGCGCTGGAGGGCAGCACGCAGCTGGTCGTGGTCACCACCGAGGGCTGGGAGGCCACCCAGGGCAAGCTGCAGGCCTTCGAGCGCACCGCGAAGGGCTGGCAGCCGCAGGGCGCCGCCTTCGATGTCGCCGTGGGCCGCAGCGGCAGCGCGTGGGGCGAAGGGCTGCACCCGGCCCAGTCCGGGACGCAACGGAAGCAGGAAGGCGATGGCCGCAGCCCGGCCGGCATCTTCGCGATCGGCCCGGCCTTCGGCTATGCGCGCGGCGTCACCAGCGGCCTGCCCTACCAGCCGATGCGCGACACCAGTTACTGCATGGATGTGCCGGACTCGCCGTACTACAACCGCATCGTCGATGCCGAGGTGGTCGGTGCCGAAGCGGTGGAAGGCTCGACCGAGCCGATGCGGCTGGACCTGCACAACAAGGGCGACGTGCGCTACCGCGAAGGCTTCGTCATCGAGCACAACCCGAACGCGACGCCCGGCCGTGGCAGCTGCATCTTCGCCCACCTGTGGCGCACACCCGGTGAGGCGACCGCCGGCTGCACCGCGATGGACCCGGCGCGCATGACCACGCTGCTGGCGTGGCTGGACGCCAGCGCGCGGCCGCGCTTCGTGCTGTTGCCACGCGCGGAATACCAGCGCCTGCAGGCCGAATGGCAGCTGCCCGTGCTGGCCGGGAGCGTGCATTGAGCACCGCGGCGCCCGACCCGCAACTCGAACGCGCGGTTAGCCGCTGGCAGATCGTCGGCCTTTCGATCAACGATGTGATCGGCAGTGGCATCTACCTGCTGCCGGCGGCCACCGTCGCCCTGCTCGGTCCCTTCAGCCTGTGGGGGGTGGTCGCGGCCGGCATCGTGGTCGCCCTGCTGGTGCTCTGCTATGCGCAGGCAGCCAGCTATTTCGACGAGCCGGGCGGCAGCTATCTGTATGCGCGCGAGGCATTCGGCCGGTTTGCCGGGTTCGAGATCGGCTGGATGATCTG contains the following coding sequences:
- a CDS encoding transglutaminase domain-containing protein, which translates into the protein MDPVMRKPRLPLPAVWCLCAGLLALPWGLAAAPVALPTVIAGIDRGAFAQAEVDIATALQDPSLSDAERQAYAFERERMRRMRLDFTLDAAAAKAQLRKQIPDLLDDEFARWDSAGLIEHLDIDGQRRYFKRAPSNLFRISAEARARRSPGAPLPKEGPYEHLHPHHEEIVAAARATGATSLVPRRIEVTQSLVVKPDAVPAGETIRAWIPYPRAIAGQQEDITWVASTPDRAQVAPDSALQRTAYLERKAVAGTPTEFQIRYAVTVYARHITIDPARVQPTPDDPALKPYLAEQAPHVVFTPALRAFSQQVVGTETDPYQIVQKLFDAVDRIPWAGAREYATISNISDYALHAGHADCGQQTLLLIALLRLNGIPARWQSGMVYSDDAVGYNNLHDWGALYLAPYGWVPMDVTTGRLDSPQPALRDFYLGGLDAYRIAFNDDYAQPLVPAKQHFRSDTVDSQRGEAEWSGGNLYFDQWNYDVQSHVVPLEAKR
- a CDS encoding SH3 domain-containing protein, coding for MIQASPHRPVRSRWLSRAVLAAVLAATLAPAWAEAPRAAPGADFGGVIALREAYLAPGFWADRLPDPDRVILDRAGIAAQNARMRAEDASIHDLRALPAQLPREQVLGSIQSLSRWPERTLYGQDGKTISDRQRSETLANLALAAVPAQRPLQYGLVTHRAALRAFPTALRVFSSQGDTDIDRFQESALFPGDAVAVLHESADGRWLFITSERYSAWIEKRFVGIGDADTVLGYGQHGPYRVVTGATAFTAYTPEEPRVSRLQLDMGVRLPVIAGWPLEKTVNGQQAHAAHVVQLPVREADGRLSLVPALLPRSQDTADDYLPLTPRTLLTQAFKFLGERYGWGHDYDTRDCSGFVSEIYRSVGVLMPRNTSAQAVSPALDRIAFSAKDGKATRDTAVKQLQVGDLVYIPGHVMMAIGHIDGRTWLIHDTAGGGWIGADGTRVQAHLNGVSVTPLEPMMASDTVSYIDRITNIQRLRPQTP
- a CDS encoding dipeptide epimerase; its protein translation is MKITDIELGMLRVPLKTPFKTALRTVDTVEDVVVLIRTDSGHTGYGEAPATAVITGDTHGSIIEAIDGFIKPRLIGEDVANLNRLCGLIQTSMERNTSAKAAVEIAVYDLWAQLHNAPLYRMLGGGDPVITTDITISVDYIDKMVADSLSAIERGFESLKIKVGKDIGLDIERVKAIHAAVQGRALLRLDANQGWTAKQAVHAMRALEEAGVVLELLEQPVKAADISGLKYVTDRVNTPVMADESVFNPGQVFDLIQQRAADIINIKLMKTGGLSNAIRIADIAAIYGVPCMIGCMIESSISVAAAVHLAVAKSDIITKVDLDGPSLGQFNPVTGGVNFNESEITISDAPGLGITEVRGLEMITPRRW
- a CDS encoding MurR/RpiR family transcriptional regulator, translated to MPPLVKIRSERDHMSAIERRIADFILDNAHLLRDYSSQQLASALGISQSSVVKFSQKLGFKGYPDLKYSIGEAVARAGSDPHSRPPLPEAANDYTQIAERLRVSKAAAEEETWLANPQADIEAIVQLIDGAPKVFVYGLGDDGLYAREFAMRLSLLGMLTVHHADPILMMANLSAARPGDAMLVFSEFGKLPQLFQLSRQFQDMGGKVVSITRHSANPLRAHADASLVLCAHDPAPHVAQLLYRSSLQALLDFVFVLLCHANPDRHRQLGVNLERIEHLIDS
- a CDS encoding L,D-transpeptidase family protein codes for the protein MMPLFRSVTAAVMLVIAAPVFAAALEGSTQLVVVTTEGWEATQGKLQAFERTAKGWQPQGAAFDVAVGRSGSAWGEGLHPAQSGTQRKQEGDGRSPAGIFAIGPAFGYARGVTSGLPYQPMRDTSYCMDVPDSPYYNRIVDAEVVGAEAVEGSTEPMRLDLHNKGDVRYREGFVIEHNPNATPGRGSCIFAHLWRTPGEATAGCTAMDPARMTTLLAWLDASARPRFVLLPRAEYQRLQAEWQLPVLAGSVH